From a single Notolabrus celidotus isolate fNotCel1 chromosome 7, fNotCel1.pri, whole genome shotgun sequence genomic region:
- the LOC117816474 gene encoding sialic acid-binding Ig-like lectin 14, whose protein sequence is MGLMLWLFPLCFLVIPHVQSSSKEWTINVPERIPVVEGHCVVIPCTVTFPWHAKKRVVPYKVRGYWKRGQTVISTNNRRPPRTSQEYKGRTQFLGDMRHRCCTMKLHRVSPRDTGPFYFRIEIPWFNRFSYINNAVTIDVLRDPLPPTLSVKGTAQRRVYCSAIFSCPSYIPQLSWNTQVWARTRARKRKSWQWEIYSTFTFTPKVGINTTFTCMVKYRNGKKAQSSIIITK, encoded by the exons ATGGGGCTGATGTTGTGGcttttccctctctgtttcctcg tgattCCTCATGTCCAGTCCTCTTCAAAAGAGTGGACAATCAATGTGCCAGAGAGGATTCCCGTCGTGGAGGGTCACTGTGTGGTCATTCCCTGCACCGTCACCTTCCCTTGGCACGCCAAGAAAAGAGTGGTCCCCTACAAAGTCAGAGGATACTGGAAAAGAGGGCAAACAGTCATCTCAACCAATAACCGAAGACCCCCGAGAACATCACAGGAGTACAAGGGCCGCACCCAGTTTCTGGGAGATATGCGCCATCGTTGTTGCACCATGAAGCTGCATCGAGTCAGTCCGAGGGACACTGGCCCCTTCTACTTCAGGATTGAAATCCCGTGGTTCAACAGGTTCTCCTACATCAACAATGCAGTGACCATTGACGTCCTAC GTGACCCCCTGCCCCCTACTCTGTCTGTGAAGGGGACGGCTCAAAGGAGAGTCTACTGCTCGGCGATTTTTTCCTGCCCGTCTTACATCCCTCAGCTCTCCTGGAATACGCAGGTATGGGCCAGAACCCGAGCGAGGAAGCGGAAGTCATGGCAGTGGGAGATATACTCAACCTTTACCTTTACCCCAAAAGTTGGCATTAACACTACTTTTACATGCATGGTGAAGTATCGCAATGGGAAGAAGGCCCAGAGCTCCATCATCATCACGAAGTGA